The sequence TCAGAAAGGTGAATTCTATTTTCTTTTTTGAGTTTTTTCCACATTTCTTCCGCTTGCTTTTTATCTACTTTAAACTTTTCCGTTTTCTTCTGTGGTTGCTTTATCCAGTCATAATATTTGATCATTGCACCAAGAACGCGGATATCAATTTCAGGAAAGTCGAAATTTGGAATGTTTGCTTTTTCCAGTGATTGTTCAAAGGAAGGTTCTGGGTCTAAGGACATCAGATTCGATAAAATGGGTAAATTCGGATTTGCTTTTGCAAAAATGCAGAGGCAGTCTGCTATCTCGTCCATATTTGTTTCTGATGTCGGCAGAATGCACACAATAACAGCATCAACATTTTTATCTTTTACTACCTCCGCAAGTGCATTTTTTAGTCGTTGCGCATCAGCATCCCCTATTATATCAACCGGATTATGAATACCTGCGGTTGGCGGTAATACTTTTTTTAGAGCTGCTAATGTTTTCGGCTCAAATGTTGTCATTTCCAATCCATTTCTTTCAGCAGCATCGGTGGCAATAATCCCCATTCCTCCTCCGTTGGTAACAACAACAACTCGATTTCCTTTTGGCTGTACAAAACCAGTAAATCCTTTCGCACATTCAAATAATTGTTCAAGGGATTCCACTCGGATTACACCGCATTGTGCAAAAAGTGCATCATAAGCGGTATCCGAACTGGATAATGCTCCCGTGTGCGAATGTGTGGCAATAGCGCCACGAACAGATCTTCCTGTTTTTATAATAATGATTGGTTTATGTTTTGCTGCGGCTTTATTTGCCATTTCAAAAAAGCGAGAAGGCTTTCTAATGTCTTCGGCATACATCGTAATTATTTTAGTTTCCTTATCATCAATCAAATATTCTAACACATCACTTTCATCTATCACCGCTTTATTTCCGATTGAAACAAATTTTGAAATGCCCAAATCATGCTGGTGTGCATAGTCAAGTGCTACAACTCCTATTGCTCCGCTTTGTGATATTAAAGCCACATTACCCACTTTGGGCATCTTAAGAGCGAAGTTTGCATTCAGATTGACATCCTTTTGTGTATTTATAATTCCTAAAATATTAGGACCAAGCAAAGCGATGTTGTGTTTGTTAGCAATGTCAATTATCTCATCTTCTAATTTCTTTCCTACTTTTCCAATTTCTTTAAAGCCTGCCGTTATAATCGCTACCGCTTTTACTCCTCTTTTAGCGCATTGCTTAATCACATTTACGACTGCTTTAGCAGGAACACAAATAACCGCCATGTCAACGGCATCAGGAATGGAGATAACATCTTTATAAGCTTTTACACTCATAATATTATCATACTTTGGGTTCACAGGGAAAATCGTTCCATTAAAATTTGATAAAAGAATATTGGAAAAAATGGCATTTCCAACAGTTCCTGGCTTTACAGAAGCGCCAATAACTGCAATAGACTTTGGTTCGAAAAGATATTTTAGATTTTTCATTTTAAAAATAGTTTTTAAATTATAAAATTTGCTCTTATGTTGTTTTTAATCTTCATCAAGATTATTATGATTGTCTCCTCCCAAACTGTAGTAATTATTTTCCTCGTCTTCACTGCCTATATTCTCTTGTGCATCATCCAATTCAGATCCCGGCACATCAAGGTCACTGCCAGTTACTACATCGCCAAAATCTTTTTCATTCTGCTTTCCGGGTTTCTCATTGGGTGATTTAACTTTGGATGTATCCTCCGGATTAAGAGCTGATTCTTCTTTATCCTTATTATAAATATCATCCTTGGCGGGATAATCAGGATAACCTGGAAATTTTTTCGCTCTAATTGGTTTTTGACTATTTTTTTCATCTGATTCGGTAGATGAAATTCTGTTTTTATTTTTTTCTTTTGTCATTTTTTTAATTATTTATTGCATTAATTGGTATGATTCAAGTTCTTTTCAAAAATTAATTTATTTTCTTTCTGATAAATGTGATTTTTATTTTTACCCAAACTTATTTCTACGTTTTTTTTAATAGAATCAGAACATTTTTCCATCACATACTTTCCAGGAGCAGGTTCAATTATTTCGTATTTTTCGTTTCCTTGTTTTTTTTGTGCAGGAATTTGTTTACCTGAATTTTCAAGTAGTCGTTCGCTCCAAGGTGTCCACCAACTACCTTCAAAAAATTTGGCAGTTTTTTTCCAATTCTCAAAACTTCCTCCTAATTTGCCATCAAGATAATAGCCGTATTTATTTTTTGATGGCGGATTTGTGGCTCCCATCACGTGGCCAGATCCACCCAGAATAAATTCAACTGGTCCGTTTACTAACTTTGTTGTTGTAAATACTGTATGGGCTGGAGAAATGTAATCTTCGTTTAGTCCAATTACAAATACCGGAAATTCTATTTTGCCAATATCTATCGGGCTGTTGCAAATGGTTAATGCGTTTTTCCTGCTAAGTTTATTTTCCAAAACCATTTTGCGCATATAATATTTATACATTTCAGCAGGAAGATTGGTATTGTCATTGGTCCAGTATAGCACATTAAATGCGGTAGGTTTAATACCTTTCAGGTAGTTATTTACAGCATAATGCCATACCAAATCATTTACTCGAATAAGATTAAATGCCCGTTCCATGTCGTGTCCATGCATGATGCCATCTTTCAAAAGCTCTCCACGTTCTATTTTTTTTACTAAGGCTTTAGTAACAACGGCACCCATTGGTCCAATGTCTGAAAAATCCACCATGGAGGCGAGGAATGTAGCCGAATTAATCGGATTGGATTGTTTGTTAAGAGAAAGAATAGAGGCAGCTACACTTAAAAGTGTTCCTCCGAGGCAATAACCTAAGGTGTTTATTTTTTTTACTTCAGAAATTTCTTTTACTACTTTTATAGCCCTTAATACGCCTTCCTGAACATAATCATCAAAAGTCAAATGTCCCATTCCTGGTGATGGATTTCGCCACGAAATAATATATGCAGTTATACCTTTTTCGGTTAAGAATTTCACAAAAGATCGTTGCGGTTCAATGTCAAGAATATAATATTTATTGATCCAAGGCGGAATGATGAGCATGGGAATTTCATGCACTTGCTTTGTAGCTGGTGCATATTGAATTAATTGTATTAATTCATTTTCATAGATAACTGATCCGGGAGTCATTGCAAGATTTTTACCTACCTCAAAAGCAGACTCATCGCTCTGGCTGATTTTACCTTTTTCAATGTCTTGTACAAAATTAGTAAACCCTTGCCATAAACTTTTACCTTTACTTTCAAAAGCTAATTTTAATGCTTCAGGATTTGTTGCCAGAGAGTTTGCCGGGGAAAAGAGATCTACATATTGATCATTATAAAATTCCAGCCTTTTCTTTTCCTTATCATCCATATCAACTTCATCAATAATTCTTTCTGCAGATTTTTCAATCAGCAAATAATTCTGTTTAATAAAATTGAAATAGAGAATATTTGTCCATTCGGGAGCTAAAAAACGTTTATCTCCTTCTTGAGGTTCAATAAACGGAACATTGTTTTTAGAGGATGAATTCATAAAAACATTTTCCCATACTTTCTGCTGATTTTTAAACAAATCCCAATACACATTTTGAACTTTAGCCAGTTCATGTGGATTTACTACGATCTTAGAAAAAAAATTGAAATATGATAATGCTATGTCGCGATTATCGTGATGATACGCGGAACTATTTTTTAAATAGTTTTCTGCTATTTTTTTGTTGACTTTTAATATCCCGTTTATTAATCCGGAAACACTAAACTCTTTTGAATTTTCCATTTTAAATAGATTATTATTAGTATTATTATCATTACCAATTCGAATTATTCTGCCAAATAACCACCATCAATTTCAAGAGCAGTTCCCGAAATAAATGAACTATCATTAGAAGCAAGAAAAATAAATCCTTTTGCAATCTCTTCGGCTTTACCTAATCGCTTCATTGGATGCAGGTCAATAATGTGTTGCCTCGCCTCAGGATGTTGGTTTACATGAGCTTTGGTGAGTAGTGGTGTATCAATAAAGCCTGGACAAATTGCATTTACTCTGATTCCTTCTGTTGCGTATTCAAGAGCGGCTGTTTCGGTAAGCCCAATCACACCATGTTTTGCAGCTACATAATGAGCTGAACCCGGAATTCCAACTTTACCCATAACGGACGACATACTTACAATAACTCCGCTTTTTTGTTTTGACATTTGCGCTAATTCATGTCTCATGCAATTAAATACTCCGTTAAGATTTATTCCAATCACTTGTAGCCATGCCTCTTCGGTCATTTCGCCTACTTTGCTTGGTTTACCACCAATACCAGCATTGTTAAGCGCAACATCCAGCGTTGAAAATGTGGTAACTACTTTTTGAATTGCTGATTCAACTTGTTTAAAATTGGATACATCGCATTCGACAAATATTGCCTTTGGATTTATTTTTTTTATTTCATCCATTGCCTTATCAACCGATTCTGATTTAAGATCAGCAATAGCAATATTGGCACCTTCCTTTGCTGCTTCTATGGCGCAAGCATGACCAATGCCGGATAAACCTCCGGTGATAAATACTGTTTTGTTTTCTAATTTTTTCATTTTGTTTAATTAATTTAGATTTAAATGAGAATTGATATTCTATTGTAAGTTTATAATTTCTTGTTTAGAATTTTTGTTAAATGATTATGGGTATATACCGCATGCTTGTACTTCTTTGTTCTTCATATTTTCCAAGTATTATAAAAATACTTTTTTGAGAAATATTTTTATGTTTTTTCTTTTTGAAAGAGAGGATATATCATACCCTTTCTAACACGTGAGTAATAGTAGTAGATGCTGTTCCACCTATACTTTGTATAAGTCCTGTTTTAGCTTCTTTCTTAATTTGATTTTCAGCAGCTTTGTCAGTTAGTTGTAAATATGCTTCTACTGCCTGATAAACACCAGATGCGCCAATGGCATGACCTCTTGCTTTTAATCCTCCAAAAGTGGAAACAGGTGTTTTTCCATCTCTGAATATTTCTCCTTCTGCTGCAAGTCTCCATCCTTCTCCCTGTTTTGCAAATCCCATCGCTTCTAAGGAGAGCGTTGAAATGATAGAATAGGCATCGTGAAGTTCAAAAAAATCAATATCTTTAGTTGTAACATTTGCCATTTGTAATGATTTTCTGCCCGACATTTGAACACCCTCTGCAGCCAATGGATTAGCACGGTCGCTGATGGATACAAATTCTGTTGCAGAAGCGGAGCCAGTTATTTTTACCTGAGGAATGCTAATAGAATAATTAATATTTTTTGGGTATTTGGAAAGTATTATAGCTGCGGCACCATCGCAAACAGGAGAAGCATCGTAGAGCCTCACTGGATCAGAAATAAACTTAGAATTCAGATAATCCTCAATAGATATTTCTTTATGAAATAAGGCATTGGGGTTGGAGTTAGCATTTTTGTGCGCATTGACGCTAAACATTCCAAAAGAATTGTCTGCCATTTTATACTTATCAATATACATTTTCATTAACCTTGAATTGAGTGTAATAAAAGATTCTCCTTTACTGCCTTCATTTTCCCAATCACAAGCTGTGGCAATTGCGCGAGTAACAAAATCTTTATCTCCATGCGACATTCTTTCCAAACCACACACAGCCACTGTATCGCAAAGTCCACTCATTATTGCCATAAAACCTACTCTTATAGCAGCTCCGCCAGATGCGCATGCAGCTTCTATTGTAACTGCTTCAGTGCCTTTTAAACCTGCTGTAGTTGCAATAAGCGATCTTAATTGTTGTTGATTGGATAATATGCCAGACAACATATTACCTATATAAATAGCGTCAACCTTTTCTATTCCTGCATTTTCCATGGTTTGGTGTATTACTTTGGCACCCATTTCCCGAATACTTAATTCAGTATTTTTTTGCATTTGCATTTGCCCAATCCCTGTGATATATACACCTGACTTTTTAGTCGTGATTTTCATTGTTATAGATAAATTAGTTTAGATTGTTTTGCAGATACTTTCCATTTTGAATGAGTAACTGAATATTTTATTATTAATGATTATCAAGTTCTAAGTGCGTTCCTTCGGTATGGAGTATTTTTTTTGCTCTTTCAATCTCTTCCTCATTACCCTGAACTACAACCAAAAAATTTCCTTCTTTGATATGCTTCTCGAATTTAATTCCTGTATCTTTTTTAAAACCTAATTTGGTGAATGCTACTGCAATTCCTCCAATCAATCCAAAATCAAAGCCGGCAATTGTTCCAATTAACGCTCCGGCACCAAATAAAAATCCAAGTCCGGGTATAGCAAAAACTCCTATGCCAGTAAGCAAACCAATGATGGATCCGATTGCTATTGGTGCAGCGATACTAATCTCTTCGTTAGATATGACATGTAAATGGTCATCTATTAACTCCGCTTTGCCCATCATTGAAATATGTTTCATGGGAAAATGTTCTTTGTCTAAAACTCTTATTGCGTTAAAAGCTTTTTCATGTGAATTATAAACCGCAACTGCTGCTTTCATATTTTTAGTATTAATTTTTTGTAACAAATTTATTGAGCTATAAAGTCGAATTCAGATATCCAAATTTTAATTAGCAATTCTCTATAACCATTGCACTGGCTCCACCACCGCCATTGCAGATTCCAGCAGCACCATACTTCGCTTTATTTTGCTTGAGTACATTTATGAGCGTAACAATAATGCGGGCACCAGAACATCCTAAGGGATGACCAAGAGAAACTGCACCGCCATTGACATTTACTTTTGCAGAATCAAGTTTCATTAGTTGTGTATTAACAATTCCTACCACTGAAAATGCTTCGTTAAGTTCGAAATAATTAATATCGCTCATTTGCAATCCTGCTTTTACAACTGCTTTCGGAACGGCAAGTGATGGAGAAGTAGTAAACCATTCCGAATCTTGTGCAGCATCTGCGTAAGCTAAAATTTTCGCAATTGGTTTTAATCCCAATTCTTCCGCCTTTTCTTTGCTCATCAATACAAGTGCTGCTGCTCCATCATTTATTTTTGATGCATTTGCCGCTGTGCTTGTGCCGTCTTTCGTGAAAACGGGTTTTAACTCGGATATTTTTTTAAAATCTGCTTTTTTGTATTCTTCGTCTTCGCTAAATTGGATAGGTTCACCTTTATGTTGCGGAACTTCTATCGAAATAACTTCTTCCTTAAACTTACCTTCCTTCCATGCTTTTGCAGCGCGTTTGTATGATTCAATGGCAAAATCATCTTGTTCTTTACGCGAGATATTATATTTTTTTGCACAAAGGTCTGCTGCATTTCCCATTGCAGAATGATGATATACATCTGTAAGTCCATCCTTTGCTAATCCGTCTATCAGTGTTATATCGCCAAATTTATGTCCCCAACGATGCGTTTCATCATAGAATGGTACAGAACTCATGTTTTCCATGCCTCCAACAACAACTACGTCCGCATCTTCCAATAAAATACTTTGCACACCTTGCATCATAGCTTTCATTCCTGATGCGCAAACTTTATTTATAGTAGTGCAGATAACCGAGCTTGGTAATCCGGCAAAAATTGCGGCTTGACGCGCGGGAGCTTGTCCGAGATTTCCTTCTAACACGCAACCCATTAAAACTTCCTGTACTTCTTTCGGATCTAACTTTATTTTTGCGAGCGCGCCTTTAATTACCGCAGCGCCTAATTTTGTAGCCCCTACCGATGCAAGTGATCCTCCGAATGAGCCGATTGCTGTGCGTACGGCTGATACTATGTAAATTTCTTTTTTCATTTTTATTTATTTAGGCGAGTGTTATTATTTCGTAAAAACAAATTTATTAATTGAATTTTTTTTTCTGGAATTTAACTTTCGCCTCACCCAAAAGCACTAATTCGTCTTGTCCCTTAAAACACTTAGTAGAAAATGTCCCAACATTTTTTATTTTATCTACAGAAGATAGTTCAACTATTGCTTTTACCGTTTCATCCAAATAAACAGGTTTAATAAATTGACAAGATTGAAATTCATAAATGCCACTATTATCAGGCAGTGTTCCAAAAATTTTCGAAAACATACTCATCAGTAAAACACCTGGGACAATTCTCTGTTTAAAGATGGATTGTTTCGCAAACTCTTCTGATTGATGAATAGGATTATTATCACCTGTAAGTTCTGCAAAAGTCTTCATCTCTTTTGATGAAAAACTGCGTGAAAACACAAATTGTTTCCCCATTTGGGCTAAAACATTCTCTTCTTTATCCTCAACGACTGCCAATTTTTTTGATGAATCGTTTTTCATTTTGTGTAATTTATTAATACGCTAATACAAATTCCCGTTTTATCGTTTATAATCTAATTAATAACGTTGCTTTTTTCGGATTTGCACCATATTGATTTTCTCCAAGATTACTATCTGTAACCATTAGAACTAATAACCAAATAGTACCAATTAATGGAATCAGTGCTATTAAAATCATCCAACCACTTTTTCCACATCAAGTAGTCTTCTAACTCCAACAGCTAATACAGGTATTAAAATTGCAAGACCATAAAGAATATAGAAAACTCCGTATGGAAGTCTCCTTATGGTTAATCCAAAGGCATTGTACTTTCCATTTATGTAATATTTGATATTTGCTCAGTTCCGCTGTTACCCAGTCCTCAGTTCCTGCTGTCATCCAGTATTCCCTGTTTTTTTTATTCTTTCAGTCTATTTAGTAAAATCCTCAAATAGAATTTTCTTATGTTCCTGAAATTCTTCTTTTGTAATCTCTCCTGAAGCGAAACGCTTCTTCAAAATGTCAAGCGGAGAATCTTTTTGTGTTCGCTGTCCTGGAATATTATAAGGAATAGCGAAAATCCAAATCAATACGATAATCCATAGGAACCACCAGATAAAGTTCATTCCCCAGAAGTGATAATTATAATAATCCATAATTTTAAGTTTTAAGTTTAGTATTTTAATTTAGTATTTTAAATCAAGGAACAAAGGTGAATCCCTTCATCTTTGTTCCATTAAACATCTATGAAAAAATATTGTATATTTCAGATACTACTTTTTTTCATTTTCTTTCCACCAATGAGAAGCCCACGAGGTAAATTTATTCTGACTATCATTTTGCACATTGGAAATCGCTTCTATTTGAGCAGTGATATTTTCAGCAAATTTTTTATTGAAATTTAGTGCCAAATTTGTGTGCTTATTATAGAAATCCAATATTTCTTTGGTGTTTTCTGTTGTTAACTTACGTGAAGCTTCGAAATTTTCATGTATTAATTCAAGAACTTTTTCAGGAGTTCCGCTTTTGTGTTCTTTGATGGTGTCAATTAATTTTGTATTAAAATCAACATTCTGTTCCATCTGACGCGTATATGAATTAATAATACTGTCAAGCGCATCTTCTGCAAGTTCAACAGACTTTCCAAATGTGTTTTTCAATGTTTCCGTAACAGAATCATCCATTGACTTTTGACCAAAAGATTTTTTTATTGAATCAACCATTTTAAAATTAGTGTCCAACGCAGCACCTATGTGCTTGTTATTGGTGTCAATAAATTCTCTGATGGTTTCTTTGGATTTCTCCGCTGTGCCGTTAATTGTCTTTTTAATTTTTTCGGCTTTTTCATTGAGTGTTGTTTTCATTTTTTTTTGTTTTTTAAAAGTTAGAATTATTAGATTTTTTTAGATGAAATTTCTTGTCAAAAAAATATTTTTTCAGATGACGGTACAAAGATGAAAAACTCAAGCCCCTTGTGTATTACACAATTGTGAAAATAAATTACATTATTATCACATCTTTAAATAAATTTATGCAGACTATATCTATTGTCGCATATACGTAGTCTAAATTTGCTTTTTGTTTTTTTAGACTTGAATTTAATGTGCTGTTCCCATTTAGGGGAGAGTATTTGTTATATTTCAAGCAAATCAAAAGTACTCACATCAATTAGGTTTTTCGATGACGGGAATAGATAACTCAAATGATCTTTATCATTTAGAAATTGCTACAGACCGTATTGAAATATAAAAAAGAAATATTGGGTATAAATCAACATTCAATAAACAGACTATTCTGTAAAATTCGAATTGTTCATTGCGCTGTCCAAGCTCCATCAATCCGGTAAAGTCGCTCCAGTAATCATAGAGACATTATCTGTAACCAGTAATAAAGCAAGTGTATCGATAGATTCGGAATTTTTTTAAATAAATTCCGTAATTAATTTTGTAATCTGAGGAGCTGCCTCCAAATTAAGTGTGTGTCCGACACCTTTAATGATTTCAAACTTACTTCCAGAAATGGACTCAGCTACCTCTCTACCCATGTTTATAAGTAATAGAGTATCATTTTCTCCATGGACAATCAATGTCGGGCATTTTATTTTTTTTAATTTCTCGCGATAATCCCCTCTTTGTTTGGTGGCTTTCATTAGTTTCTTAAGTGCATCAGGATCGTTATTCGTTATTTGACGCATGGATCTGAGTGTATCAATAGGAACTAGTGGATGTTCAAAATAATTTTTTCCTAATACCATAGGAAGCATAACATCCAACATGAGTGCATAGCCTCCTGCGTCCAGAGTACGCTCCCATGAATATTCAATAGCATTATAATAAGGTGTTTTATGAGCAAAGGTAGAGAGCAATACAAGTTTATTTACTTTTTCAGGATAGTTCAGCGCAAAATGCTGTGCCACTAAACTTCCGTAGGATATGCCAATGGGAGTGATC is a genomic window of Bacteroidia bacterium containing:
- a CDS encoding CoA-binding protein — encoded protein: MKNLKYLFEPKSIAVIGASVKPGTVGNAIFSNILLSNFNGTIFPVNPKYDNIMSVKAYKDVISIPDAVDMAVICVPAKAVVNVIKQCAKRGVKAVAIITAGFKEIGKVGKKLEDEIIDIANKHNIALLGPNILGIINTQKDVNLNANFALKMPKVGNVALISQSGAIGVVALDYAHQHDLGISKFVSIGNKAVIDESDVLEYLIDDKETKIITMYAEDIRKPSRFFEMANKAAAKHKPIIIIKTGRSVRGAIATHSHTGALSSSDTAYDALFAQCGVIRVESLEQLFECAKGFTGFVQPKGNRVVVVTNGGGMGIIATDAAERNGLEMTTFEPKTLAALKKVLPPTAGIHNPVDIIGDADAQRLKNALAEVVKDKNVDAVIVCILPTSETNMDEIADCLCIFAKANPNLPILSNLMSLDPEPSFEQSLEKANIPNFDFPEIDIRVLGAMIKYYDWIKQPQKKTEKFKVDKKQAEEMWKKLKKENRIHLS
- a CDS encoding alpha/beta fold hydrolase, translating into MENSKEFSVSGLINGILKVNKKIAENYLKNSSAYHHDNRDIALSYFNFFSKIVVNPHELAKVQNVYWDLFKNQQKVWENVFMNSSSKNNVPFIEPQEGDKRFLAPEWTNILYFNFIKQNYLLIEKSAERIIDEVDMDDKEKKRLEFYNDQYVDLFSPANSLATNPEALKLAFESKGKSLWQGFTNFVQDIEKGKISQSDESAFEVGKNLAMTPGSVIYENELIQLIQYAPATKQVHEIPMLIIPPWINKYYILDIEPQRSFVKFLTEKGITAYIISWRNPSPGMGHLTFDDYVQEGVLRAIKVVKEISEVKKINTLGYCLGGTLLSVAASILSLNKQSNPINSATFLASMVDFSDIGPMGAVVTKALVKKIERGELLKDGIMHGHDMERAFNLIRVNDLVWHYAVNNYLKGIKPTAFNVLYWTNDNTNLPAEMYKYYMRKMVLENKLSRKNALTICNSPIDIGKIEFPVFVIGLNEDYISPAHTVFTTTKLVNGPVEFILGGSGHVMGATNPPSKNKYGYYLDGKLGGSFENWKKTAKFFEGSWWTPWSERLLENSGKQIPAQKKQGNEKYEIIEPAPGKYVMEKCSDSIKKNVEISLGKNKNHIYQKENKLIFEKNLNHTN
- the fabG gene encoding 3-oxoacyl-ACP reductase FabG, translating into MKKLENKTVFITGGLSGIGHACAIEAAKEGANIAIADLKSESVDKAMDEIKKINPKAIFVECDVSNFKQVESAIQKVVTTFSTLDVALNNAGIGGKPSKVGEMTEEAWLQVIGINLNGVFNCMRHELAQMSKQKSGVIVSMSSVMGKVGIPGSAHYVAAKHGVIGLTETAALEYATEGIRVNAICPGFIDTPLLTKAHVNQHPEARQHIIDLHPMKRLGKAEEIAKGFIFLASNDSSFISGTALEIDGGYLAE
- a CDS encoding beta-ketoacyl synthase N-terminal-like domain-containing protein, translating into MKITTKKSGVYITGIGQMQMQKNTELSIREMGAKVIHQTMENAGIEKVDAIYIGNMLSGILSNQQQLRSLIATTAGLKGTEAVTIEAACASGGAAIRVGFMAIMSGLCDTVAVCGLERMSHGDKDFVTRAIATACDWENEGSKGESFITLNSRLMKMYIDKYKMADNSFGMFSVNAHKNANSNPNALFHKEISIEDYLNSKFISDPVRLYDASPVCDGAAAIILSKYPKNINYSISIPQVKITGSASATEFVSISDRANPLAAEGVQMSGRKSLQMANVTTKDIDFFELHDAYSIISTLSLEAMGFAKQGEGWRLAAEGEIFRDGKTPVSTFGGLKARGHAIGASGVYQAVEAYLQLTDKAAENQIKKEAKTGLIQSIGGTASTTITHVLERV
- a CDS encoding acetyl-CoA C-acyltransferase, coding for MKKEIYIVSAVRTAIGSFGGSLASVGATKLGAAVIKGALAKIKLDPKEVQEVLMGCVLEGNLGQAPARQAAIFAGLPSSVICTTINKVCASGMKAMMQGVQSILLEDADVVVVGGMENMSSVPFYDETHRWGHKFGDITLIDGLAKDGLTDVYHHSAMGNAADLCAKKYNISRKEQDDFAIESYKRAAKAWKEGKFKEEVISIEVPQHKGEPIQFSEDEEYKKADFKKISELKPVFTKDGTSTAANASKINDGAAALVLMSKEKAEELGLKPIAKILAYADAAQDSEWFTTSPSLAVPKAVVKAGLQMSDINYFELNEAFSVVGIVNTQLMKLDSAKVNVNGGAVSLGHPLGCSGARIIVTLINVLKQNKAKYGAAGICNGGGGASAMVIENC
- a CDS encoding MaoC family dehydratase, producing MKNDSSKKLAVVEDKEENVLAQMGKQFVFSRSFSSKEMKTFAELTGDNNPIHQSEEFAKQSIFKQRIVPGVLLMSMFSKIFGTLPDNSGIYEFQSCQFIKPVYLDETVKAIVELSSVDKIKNVGTFSTKCFKGQDELVLLGEAKVKFQKKKFN
- a CDS encoding SHOCT domain-containing protein → MDYYNYHFWGMNFIWWFLWIIVLIWIFAIPYNIPGQRTQKDSPLDILKKRFASGEITKEEFQEHKKILFEDFTK
- a CDS encoding alpha/beta hydrolase produces the protein MLFKTSDELNLYYELIGNPKSKNYILFLNGISQSTVAWNLILPAFTENYRIILCDFIFQGQSDKKGDVRSFDQHAADIYGLINFLKIDKITPIGISYGSLVAQHFALNYPEKVNKLVLLSTFAHKTPYYNAIEYSWERTLDAGGYALMLDVMLPMVLGKNYFEHPLVPIDTLRSMRQITNNDPDALKKLMKATKQRGDYREKLKKIKCPTLIVHGENDTLLLINMGREVAESISGSKFEIIKGVGHTLNLEAAPQITKLITEFI